The genomic window CATCGCGGACCGGGTCGAGCGCAAGCGGCTGCTCATCGCGACGGGCGCGGCCCAGGCGGTCGCGGCGGTGACGCTCGGCCTGCTGGTGCTGATGGGCGCCGTGCAGGTCTGGCAGGTGCTGGTCCTCACCTTCGCCGCCGGGTGTTGCCGGACCGTCCAGGAGGTGTCGCGCCAGAGCTACGCTCACGATCTGGTGGGCGGCGCCGAGCTGCTCAACGGGCTGGCGCTCCTCGGGCTCGCCATGCGCGCGGGCGGACTGGTGGGGTCGCTCATCGCCGGCGCCCTCACCGCGCGGCTCGGGAGCGGCGTCGCGTACTTCGCGGTGGCAGCCGGGTATCTCTCGGGCATCCTCTCCTTGAGATCCGTCCAGCCCGGACGGCGCGGGCGGTCGGCGGCGCGCGGTTCCGCATGGGCGCACTTCCTCGGCTTCGCCGGCGCCTTCCGAGGGAACAGGAGCCTGCCGGGCCTCATCGCGCTGACAGCCGGGGCCGAGGTCCTCGGGTTCTCACACCAGGCGCTCCTGCCGAGCCTGGCCCGGGACGTGCTCGACGTCGGCGCCGACGGCCTGGGGGTCATGACGGCGGCGCGGTCGGTCGGCGGGGTTCTGGGGCTCGTCTTCATCATGCGGCTGGGGCAGATCCG from Candidatus Methylomirabilota bacterium includes these protein-coding regions:
- a CDS encoding MFS transporter — protein: MSRPRLLPTSLLRMRDFRLLELATGLSSVGMMGEQVVLGWLTLTLTDSPFMVGVALGARMVPHLLVGIPAGLIADRVERKRLLIATGAAQAVAAVTLGLLVLMGAVQVWQVLVLTFAAGCCRTVQEVSRQSYAHDLVGGAELLNGLALLGLAMRAGGLVGSLIAGALTARLGSGVAYFAVAAGYLSGILSLRSVQPGRRGRSAARGSAWAHFLGFAGAFRGNRSLPGLIALTAGAEVLGFSHQALLPSLARDVLDVGADGLGVMTAARSVGGVLGLVFIMRLGQIRGNGTLFQAVLFLFGGSLVALGIAPGFVSVVLILVVVNAMGALADILSQSLIQLSVPSDLRGRAGGAWILAVGTAPLGQLLIGAL